Proteins encoded within one genomic window of bacterium:
- a CDS encoding TolC family protein — MQLALRALARWGRSPATLILAALAVTRPALAEPLRLADVLAIALRDNPAIATAGQRAQALRARPAQVSAFDDPTLSWEAWDIPESWRIDAAENNIFRLTQKLPFPGKRRLAGVAATHEADAAGEEARGTRLDVRAAVTRAYADLWFAGERARIIARDRALFERSARTAESQYAIGQTAQADVLRAQVELTHSVIAQRTAGLTIDAARAELNALLSRTPDAPLGDPEPPPVRPIDTPLATLIERALGTRPELAGQRAMIEREQSGVALAELGYLPDFEVSVGRFLNYGRSDGFGAMASVTLPFAHLEKYGAATSEARVRVSGAESALRGLQDGVRRDVAQAYAQANAAALEYELARSTHVPHAEQAVSATEAAYASGAVSFAALLDALRTMQDTHLQHAEAAADWLRAVAALERAVGGALDAAAE; from the coding sequence ATGCAGCTTGCATTGCGCGCGCTCGCCCGCTGGGGGCGTTCGCCAGCCACACTCATCCTCGCCGCGCTCGCCGTGACGCGGCCGGCGCTCGCCGAACCGCTGCGGCTCGCCGACGTCCTCGCCATCGCGCTGCGCGACAACCCGGCGATCGCCACCGCCGGTCAGCGCGCCCAGGCGCTGCGCGCCCGGCCGGCGCAGGTGTCGGCGTTCGACGATCCGACCCTGAGCTGGGAGGCCTGGGACATTCCCGAGTCGTGGCGCATCGACGCCGCCGAGAACAACATCTTCCGCCTGACCCAGAAGCTGCCCTTCCCCGGCAAGCGCCGGCTCGCCGGGGTGGCCGCGACGCACGAGGCGGACGCCGCCGGCGAGGAGGCGCGCGGCACCCGGCTCGACGTGCGCGCCGCCGTCACCCGCGCCTACGCCGACCTCTGGTTCGCCGGCGAGCGGGCCCGCATCATCGCCCGCGACCGCGCCCTGTTCGAGCGCTCGGCCCGCACCGCCGAGAGCCAGTACGCCATCGGACAGACGGCGCAGGCCGACGTGCTGCGCGCCCAGGTGGAGCTCACCCACTCGGTCATCGCGCAGCGCACCGCCGGCCTGACGATCGACGCCGCCCGCGCCGAGCTGAACGCCCTGCTCAGCCGCACCCCGGACGCGCCGCTCGGCGACCCCGAGCCGCCGCCGGTGCGGCCGATCGATACCCCGCTGGCGACGCTGATCGAACGCGCCCTCGGCACGCGCCCGGAGCTCGCCGGACAGCGGGCGATGATCGAGCGCGAGCAGTCGGGGGTGGCGCTCGCCGAGCTCGGCTACCTGCCGGACTTCGAGGTCAGCGTCGGCCGCTTCCTCAACTACGGCCGCAGCGACGGCTTCGGCGCCATGGCGTCGGTGACCCTGCCCTTCGCCCATCTCGAGAAGTACGGCGCCGCGACGAGCGAAGCGCGGGTGCGCGTCAGCGGCGCCGAGTCGGCCCTGCGCGGGCTGCAGGACGGCGTGCGCCGCGACGTCGCCCAGGCGTACGCCCAGGCCAACGCCGCCGCGCTCGAGTACGAGCTGGCGCGCAGCACGCACGTGCCGCACGCCGAGCAGGCGGTGTCGGCCACCGAGGCCGCCTACGCCAGCGGCGCGGTGAGCTTCGCCGCCCTGCTCGACGCCCTGCGCACCATGCAGGACACCCACCTCCAGCACGCCGAGGCGGCCGCCGACTGGCTGCGCGCCGTCGCCGCGCTGGAACGCGCCGTCGGCGGCGCGCTCGACGCCGCCGCGGAATGA
- a CDS encoding response regulator, translating into MVLLLDDDEDFRKALADNLADDGIAVQQFGRPSQVPPLESLERLTMLILDYQMDGENGLDFADRFHDTHPDVPVVMVTAYWSAHLDAEVERRGYLQLRRKPVDYEELARLLPPQ; encoded by the coding sequence ATGGTGCTGTTGCTGGACGACGACGAGGACTTCCGCAAGGCCCTGGCGGACAATCTCGCCGACGACGGAATCGCCGTTCAACAGTTCGGGCGTCCATCGCAGGTGCCGCCGCTGGAGAGTCTGGAGCGGCTGACGATGCTGATCCTCGACTATCAGATGGATGGCGAGAACGGCCTCGACTTCGCCGACCGTTTCCACGACACCCATCCCGACGTGCCGGTGGTGATGGTGACCGCCTACTGGAGCGCGCACCTCGATGCCGAGGTCGAGCGTCGCGGCTACCTGCAACTGCGCCGCAAGCCGGTCGACTACGAGGAGCTGGCGCGGCTCCTGCCGCCGCAGTGA
- a CDS encoding sigma-70 family RNA polymerase sigma factor: MSAERGARREAVSDDELETALEEAADPVAATMEVAESEETDVELSGRPDAERLFAVALGREGLLSRGEEEVLARQITKARARIRSVLRGARRLSRLALGNAGRGVVRPEQDFREREAVAILRYAERAVGSRHPGSSGGMTRPQMRAFIRELRAALTAYRELRDQMVRANVRLVATLARRYHHPTLTFLDLFQEGTFGLMRAVEKYQPARGVKFSTYASWWIWQQLGRTADMQGDLIRTPVHWNQLRRRVGRTHTDGDDSVLADAEGIASERFATMTQAFHYVSTEAQTDDDRPLASVLPAAIADPESQVAQTVLGQRLGALVEGLPPREQLIVRRRFGLGREDPHTLEALSSELGVSRERVRQLETRALARLRKACIAEGLGDYLG; this comes from the coding sequence ATGTCGGCTGAGCGCGGCGCGAGGCGCGAGGCGGTATCCGACGACGAGTTGGAGACCGCGCTCGAGGAGGCCGCCGATCCGGTGGCGGCGACGATGGAAGTGGCCGAGAGCGAGGAGACGGACGTCGAGCTGTCCGGGCGGCCGGACGCCGAGCGCCTGTTCGCGGTGGCCCTCGGTCGCGAAGGGTTGCTGAGCCGCGGCGAGGAGGAGGTGCTGGCGCGGCAGATCACCAAGGCGCGGGCGCGCATCCGCAGCGTGCTGCGCGGCGCCCGGCGGCTGAGTCGCCTGGCGCTCGGCAATGCCGGCCGCGGCGTCGTCCGTCCGGAGCAGGATTTCCGCGAGCGCGAGGCCGTGGCCATCCTGCGCTATGCCGAGCGGGCGGTGGGAAGCCGCCATCCGGGCAGCAGCGGCGGCATGACCCGGCCGCAGATGCGCGCCTTCATTCGCGAGCTGCGCGCCGCGCTGACCGCCTACCGCGAGTTGCGCGATCAGATGGTGCGCGCCAACGTCCGCCTGGTGGCGACGCTGGCCCGCCGCTACCACCATCCCACGCTGACGTTCCTCGATCTCTTCCAGGAGGGGACCTTCGGCCTGATGCGGGCGGTGGAGAAGTACCAGCCGGCGCGCGGGGTGAAGTTCAGCACCTACGCCTCGTGGTGGATCTGGCAGCAGCTCGGCCGCACCGCCGACATGCAGGGCGATCTGATCCGCACGCCGGTGCACTGGAACCAGTTGCGGCGCCGCGTCGGCCGCACCCACACCGACGGCGACGACAGCGTGCTGGCGGACGCCGAGGGCATCGCCAGCGAGCGCTTCGCCACCATGACGCAGGCGTTCCACTACGTCTCCACCGAAGCCCAGACGGACGACGACCGGCCGCTGGCCTCGGTGCTGCCCGCCGCCATCGCCGATCCCGAATCGCAGGTGGCGCAGACGGTGCTCGGCCAGCGCCTCGGCGCGCTGGTCGAGGGGTTGCCGCCGCGCGAGCAGCTCATCGTCCGCCGCCGCTTCGGCCTCGGCCGCGAGGACCCGCATACCCTGGAGGCGCTGAGCAGCGAGCTCGGGGTCAGCCGCGAGCGCGTGCGCCAGCTCGAGACGCGCGCCCTGGCGCGCCTGCGCAAGGCGTGCATCGCGGAGGGGCTCGGCGACTATCTCGGCTGA
- a CDS encoding FAD-dependent oxidoreductase: MRPAPLDDNTSAWLSELPPYERLPSLRGAVTADVAIIGGGITGVSTAWHLSERFPDRRIVLLEARALANGASGRNGGQVLNGINGVEPRDAATAQRVFAATRRGIDIVAALAAASRLDCGFARTGCLEVQTTARSADAAAARVDAWRAWGLPFEHLPASAVPLRGAHGAVRDPTAARVNCAALLRGLRPRLLERGVAIHEDTPVLRVSEGATITVTTPDGSVSAPAAVLATNAYTPLLGYFRAGILPLHSHVVATAPLSARRWTALGWGAAEGFADDRDRIAYGCRTPQGRLLFGGGGNLAYSYRYGGAPTFPSPDAARPRFAAVERRLRGYFPGVADAPIAHRWSGPLAITFDRVCSMGVTGAHRNLYYALGYSGHGLALGALAGEVLRDLYSGDAARWRDLPFHQKPLPRLPPEPLRWLGYQLYTRLTGRSPRR, translated from the coding sequence ATGCGTCCCGCGCCCCTCGACGACAACACCTCCGCCTGGCTGTCCGAGCTGCCGCCCTACGAGCGGCTGCCGTCCCTGCGCGGCGCGGTCACCGCCGACGTGGCGATCATCGGCGGCGGCATCACCGGGGTGTCCACGGCCTGGCACCTGAGCGAGCGCTTTCCCGACCGCCGCATCGTCCTGCTCGAAGCCCGGGCGCTGGCGAACGGCGCCAGCGGGCGCAACGGCGGCCAGGTGCTGAACGGCATCAACGGCGTCGAGCCGCGCGACGCCGCCACCGCCCAACGGGTGTTCGCCGCTACCCGCCGCGGCATCGACATCGTCGCGGCGCTGGCGGCGGCGAGCCGCCTCGACTGCGGCTTCGCCCGCACCGGATGTCTCGAGGTGCAGACGACCGCACGCTCGGCCGATGCCGCGGCGGCGCGGGTGGACGCCTGGCGCGCCTGGGGCCTGCCGTTCGAGCACCTGCCGGCGAGCGCCGTGCCGCTGCGCGGCGCCCACGGCGCGGTGCGCGACCCGACCGCGGCGCGCGTCAACTGCGCCGCCCTGCTGCGCGGCCTGCGGCCGCGGCTGCTCGAGCGCGGGGTGGCGATCCACGAGGACACGCCGGTGCTGCGCGTCAGCGAGGGCGCGACGATCACCGTGACGACCCCCGACGGCAGCGTCAGCGCCCCCGCCGCCGTCCTCGCCACCAACGCCTACACCCCGCTGCTCGGCTACTTCCGCGCCGGCATCCTGCCCCTGCACTCGCACGTCGTCGCCACCGCGCCGCTCTCGGCGCGCCGCTGGACGGCGCTCGGCTGGGGCGCGGCCGAGGGCTTCGCCGACGACCGCGACCGCATCGCCTACGGCTGCCGCACGCCGCAGGGGCGCCTGCTGTTCGGCGGCGGCGGCAACCTCGCCTACAGCTACCGCTACGGCGGCGCGCCGACGTTCCCCTCGCCCGACGCCGCCCGGCCGCGGTTCGCGGCCGTCGAGCGCCGGCTGCGCGGCTACTTTCCGGGCGTGGCCGATGCGCCGATCGCGCACCGCTGGAGCGGACCGCTGGCGATCACCTTCGACCGCGTCTGCTCGATGGGCGTCACCGGCGCGCACCGCAACCTGTACTACGCCCTCGGCTACAGCGGCCACGGCCTGGCGCTCGGCGCCCTCGCCGGCGAAGTCCTGCGCGACCTCTACAGCGGCGACGCCGCCCGCTGGCGGGATCTTCCCTTCCATCAGAAGCCCCTGCCCCGCCTGCCGCCCGAGCCCCTGCGCTGGCTGGGCTACCAGCTCTACACCCGCCTCACCGGCCGCTCGCCGCGGCGCTGA
- a CDS encoding PAS domain S-box protein, with product MGNRRPSEPSPDALHDLQLTDARWRAVFSAARDAIISIDAAGIITLFNPGAAQVFGYREDEVLGRNVAMLMPEPYAADHDAFIRRYQRTGVAHAIGRVRHVQARRKNGEVFPIELTVSEARLGDEVLYTAILRDISEQRELQRVVRERERLADIGAITAKIVHDLGNPLAALSMQAQLLLRRAKRGDFAPVSKVRDPAEQILQTLGRLETLVREFMEFAREQRPSLRPIAVERLLRSCVDMWQPLAQERDITIRLDGRQALPELRGDEIMLRRVLDNLVKNAIEAIQQGPGSIVVRAELPTAAKISLVVEDDGPGVREGLDVFRLFETTKSEGTGIGLAVAKQLVGAHGGSIAHQPRKPRGTVFRIELPLGGPTSRE from the coding sequence ATGGGGAACCGGCGGCCGAGCGAGCCGAGCCCGGACGCGTTGCACGACCTGCAGCTCACGGATGCGCGCTGGCGGGCGGTGTTCAGCGCCGCCCGGGACGCGATCATCAGCATCGACGCCGCCGGCATCATCACCCTGTTCAATCCCGGCGCCGCGCAGGTGTTCGGCTATCGCGAGGACGAAGTGCTGGGACGCAACGTCGCCATGCTGATGCCGGAGCCGTACGCCGCCGATCACGACGCCTTCATCCGCCGCTACCAGCGCACCGGCGTGGCGCACGCCATCGGCCGCGTCCGCCACGTCCAGGCGCGGCGCAAGAACGGCGAGGTCTTCCCCATCGAGCTGACGGTGTCGGAGGCGCGGCTCGGCGACGAGGTGCTCTACACCGCGATCCTGCGCGACATCTCGGAGCAGCGCGAGCTGCAGCGGGTGGTGCGCGAGCGCGAACGCCTGGCCGATATCGGCGCCATCACCGCCAAGATCGTGCACGACCTCGGCAACCCGCTGGCCGCGCTCTCGATGCAGGCGCAACTGCTGCTGCGGCGTGCCAAGCGCGGCGACTTCGCGCCGGTGTCGAAGGTGCGCGACCCCGCCGAGCAGATCCTGCAGACGCTCGGCCGGCTCGAGACGCTGGTGCGCGAGTTCATGGAGTTCGCCCGCGAGCAGCGACCGAGCCTGCGGCCGATCGCCGTCGAGCGCCTGCTCCGCTCCTGCGTCGACATGTGGCAGCCGCTGGCGCAGGAGCGCGACATCACCATCCGGCTCGACGGCCGCCAGGCGCTGCCGGAACTGCGCGGCGATGAGATCATGTTGCGCCGCGTCCTCGACAACCTGGTCAAGAACGCGATCGAGGCGATCCAGCAGGGACCCGGCAGCATCGTGGTGCGCGCCGAGCTTCCAACGGCCGCGAAAATCTCGCTCGTGGTCGAGGACGATGGTCCCGGGGTTCGCGAAGGACTCGACGTCTTCCGGCTCTTCGAGACAACCAAGTCGGAGGGGACTGGAATTGGCCTCGCGGTTGCTAAACAACTCGTCGGAGCCCACGGTGGCTCGATCGCTCACCAGCCGCGCAAACCGCGCGGCACGGTGTTTCGCATCGAGCTGCCGTTGGGGGGTCCAACGAGCCGTGAGTAG
- a CDS encoding efflux RND transporter periplasmic adaptor subunit → MRPRHLLVALLLLAALAAGYAGRPLLDARLAAGPAATATRHAPKYQCSMHPQIVSEHPGTCPICQMPLSLVDDGTHPITPAPRGERTPLFYRHPMRADVTSPVPAQDEMGMDYLPVYADDTGESPVGASEVAGHAAFSLSRERQQLIGVRRGRVERRPLSRDIRAVGTVAYDPALYQAINDYRQALAGRARLQEALPETREGSDAIARAAALRLRQLGLSEAQVRDIGRGGGDPQALLLPGATAWIYAQVYEYEIESVRPGQPVTVSVPSQADRTYHGTVAAIDPILDAATRTARVRVQVGNADRSLRPESFVTALIHVPTAEVVAVPSDAILDTGREQFIFVIEDGTRFTPRAVRTGREADGWTEIVAGVDPGAEVVTSANFLIDSESRFRAAVAAFQRENIP, encoded by the coding sequence ATGCGCCCGCGCCATCTCCTCGTCGCCCTCCTGCTGCTCGCCGCGCTCGCCGCCGGCTACGCCGGCCGGCCGCTGCTCGACGCCCGCCTCGCCGCCGGCCCGGCGGCGACCGCCACCCGGCACGCGCCGAAGTACCAGTGCTCGATGCACCCGCAGATCGTCTCCGAGCATCCCGGCACCTGCCCGATCTGCCAGATGCCGCTGAGCCTGGTGGACGACGGCACGCACCCGATCACCCCGGCGCCGCGCGGCGAACGGACGCCGCTCTTCTATCGCCATCCGATGCGCGCCGACGTCACCTCGCCGGTGCCGGCGCAGGACGAGATGGGGATGGACTACCTCCCGGTCTACGCCGACGACACGGGCGAATCGCCGGTCGGCGCGAGCGAGGTCGCCGGCCACGCCGCGTTCTCGCTGTCGCGCGAACGGCAGCAGTTGATCGGCGTCCGCCGCGGCCGCGTCGAACGCCGGCCGCTGTCGCGCGACATCCGCGCCGTCGGCACCGTCGCCTACGACCCGGCGCTCTACCAGGCGATCAACGACTACCGGCAGGCGTTGGCCGGGCGGGCGCGGCTGCAGGAGGCGCTGCCCGAGACGCGCGAGGGCAGCGACGCCATCGCCCGCGCCGCGGCGCTGCGCCTGCGCCAGCTCGGCCTGTCCGAGGCGCAGGTGCGCGACATCGGCCGCGGCGGCGGCGACCCGCAGGCGCTGCTGCTGCCCGGCGCCACCGCATGGATCTACGCCCAGGTGTACGAGTACGAGATCGAGTCGGTGCGGCCCGGCCAGCCGGTGACGGTGAGCGTGCCGTCGCAGGCCGATCGCACCTACCACGGCACGGTGGCGGCCATCGACCCGATCCTCGACGCCGCGACGCGCACGGCGCGGGTGCGCGTGCAGGTGGGCAACGCCGACCGCTCGCTGCGCCCGGAGTCGTTCGTCACCGCGCTCATCCACGTGCCGACCGCCGAGGTGGTCGCGGTGCCGAGCGACGCCATTCTCGACACCGGCCGCGAGCAGTTCATCTTCGTGATCGAGGACGGCACCCGCTTCACGCCGCGCGCCGTGCGCACCGGCCGCGAGGCCGACGGCTGGACGGAAATCGTCGCCGGCGTCGATCCCGGGGCGGAGGTCGTCACCTCCGCCAACTTCCTCATCGACTCGGAATCGCGCTTCCGCGCCGCGGTCGCCGCCTTCCAGCGCGAGAACATCCCCTGA
- a CDS encoding DUF4010 domain-containing protein: MTLAMPDGGAMLDAAARLAAAAIGGLAVGIERQWSGHAQAHFAGVRTFTLLGGGAGLAGWLFAQGAQLPAAVLMAGAAALIVVAYRVSSRHDVDGTSEVAALVVIAAGFLSGLGELALASGVVAVTVLMLVEKSRLHAWVRRLNDAEIRAGARFAVMAVVILPLLPQGPYGPLGGVRPRLLWMLVLLFSGLSFAGYIARRAIGAGRGTVLTGLLGGIVSSTQVTLAHARASRDQPTLGLPLASGALAASTVLFARTALAAAILAPSLAWALLPWLAAPAACGLLATLLALRPSAAPESAPAPENPLQLRGALQMALLFQAVLMVVGIARQAFGATGLLVSGALLGLTDVDAVTVSMARMIADGADARAAAQALAVAILSNTLLKLTLALVVGRGRFRLVMGAGLGVMGAAIAASLLLL; this comes from the coding sequence ATGACCCTGGCCATGCCCGACGGCGGCGCGATGCTCGACGCGGCGGCGCGCCTGGCGGCGGCGGCGATCGGCGGCCTGGCCGTGGGCATCGAGCGCCAGTGGTCGGGACACGCGCAGGCTCATTTCGCCGGCGTGCGCACGTTCACCCTGCTCGGCGGCGGCGCCGGGCTGGCGGGGTGGCTCTTCGCCCAGGGCGCGCAGCTCCCCGCGGCGGTGCTGATGGCGGGCGCCGCGGCCCTGATCGTCGTCGCCTACCGGGTCTCCAGCCGACACGACGTCGACGGCACCAGCGAGGTGGCGGCGCTGGTGGTCATCGCCGCCGGCTTCCTCAGCGGCTTGGGCGAGCTGGCCCTGGCGAGCGGCGTGGTGGCCGTCACGGTGCTGATGCTGGTTGAGAAGAGCCGCCTGCACGCCTGGGTGCGGAGGCTGAACGACGCCGAGATCCGGGCCGGCGCCCGCTTCGCGGTGATGGCGGTCGTGATCCTGCCGCTCCTGCCGCAAGGCCCCTACGGGCCGCTCGGCGGCGTGCGCCCGCGCCTGCTGTGGATGCTGGTTCTCCTCTTCTCCGGGCTGAGCTTCGCCGGCTACATCGCCCGTCGCGCCATCGGCGCGGGCCGCGGCACCGTGCTGACCGGCCTGCTCGGCGGCATCGTCTCCTCGACCCAGGTGACGCTGGCGCACGCCCGCGCCAGTCGCGATCAGCCGACCCTCGGGTTGCCCCTGGCCAGCGGCGCCCTGGCCGCGTCGACGGTGCTGTTCGCGCGCACCGCCCTGGCCGCGGCGATCCTCGCGCCGTCGCTGGCCTGGGCGCTGCTGCCCTGGCTCGCCGCGCCGGCCGCCTGCGGCCTGCTGGCCACGCTGCTGGCGCTGCGGCCGTCGGCGGCGCCGGAGAGCGCGCCGGCGCCAGAGAATCCGCTGCAGCTTCGCGGCGCGCTGCAGATGGCGCTGCTGTTCCAGGCGGTGCTGATGGTGGTTGGCATCGCCCGTCAGGCCTTCGGGGCTACCGGTCTGCTGGTGTCGGGCGCTCTTCTGGGCCTCACCGACGTCGATGCGGTCACCGTGTCGATGGCGCGCATGATCGCCGACGGCGCCGATGCCCGCGCCGCCGCCCAGGCGCTGGCCGTGGCCATTCTCTCCAATACCCTGCTCAAGCTGACGCTGGCGCTGGTCGTCGGCCGGGGCCGCTTCCGTCTCGTCATGGGCGCCGGTCTCGGCGTCATGGGCGCCGCCATCGCGGCCAGCCTGCTCCTCCTCTGA
- a CDS encoding TPM domain-containing protein translates to MRSLIPLLVGVLAGAAAAQQIPAPRGFVTDQAGVIDAASRARIEALAQELQQKTGAEIAVLTVDTTAPLDDFSYAMKVAEAWKVGEKGQDTGVLVLVAVRDRRVRVVTGYGVEGVLPDGLVGSIQDREMVPEFRAGRYGEGIWRGVAQMAQRIAGERGVALSGVPAPRPPAAAPQIPFWVVVLALVLVMLLMSRATRRGLRGGGGPVFIPGGFGGRHDGFGGFGGGGGGFGGFGGGGFGGGGAGRSW, encoded by the coding sequence GTGCGTAGTCTGATTCCCCTGCTGGTGGGGGTGCTCGCCGGCGCCGCCGCCGCGCAGCAGATCCCGGCGCCGCGCGGCTTCGTCACCGACCAGGCGGGCGTCATCGACGCCGCCAGCCGGGCGCGCATCGAGGCGCTGGCGCAGGAGCTGCAGCAGAAGACCGGCGCCGAGATCGCCGTGCTGACCGTGGACACGACGGCGCCGCTCGACGACTTCTCCTACGCCATGAAGGTCGCGGAGGCGTGGAAGGTCGGCGAGAAGGGGCAGGACACGGGCGTGCTGGTGCTGGTGGCGGTGCGCGACCGCAGGGTGCGCGTGGTCACCGGCTATGGCGTCGAGGGCGTGCTGCCCGACGGGCTGGTGGGCAGCATCCAGGATCGCGAGATGGTGCCGGAGTTCCGCGCCGGCCGCTACGGCGAGGGGATCTGGCGCGGCGTCGCCCAGATGGCGCAGCGCATCGCCGGCGAGCGCGGCGTCGCGCTCAGCGGCGTCCCCGCGCCGCGCCCGCCCGCGGCGGCGCCGCAGATTCCCTTCTGGGTGGTCGTGCTGGCGTTGGTGCTGGTGATGCTGCTCATGAGCCGCGCCACCCGCCGCGGCCTGCGCGGCGGTGGCGGCCCGGTGTTCATCCCGGGCGGGTTCGGCGGCCGCCACGATGGCTTCGGCGGCTTCGGCGGCGGTGGCGGCGGCTTCGGTGGATTCGGCGGCGGCGGCTTCGGCGGCGGCGGCGCGGGGCGGAGCTGGTGA
- a CDS encoding ABC transporter ATP-binding protein, producing MVSTPPAGDPATPVIALENVHKRYGSFVAVENANFDIPRGEFFSMLGPSGCGKTTMLRMIAGFEEVTRGRIRLDGVDVSAVPPYRRNVNTVFQQYALFPHMNVFENVAFGPRTKGVAEATTRQRVEQMLDVVRLRDFATRRPDQLSGGQRQRVALARALVNFPSALLLDEPLSALDLKLRQAMQIELKRIQREVGITFVFVTHDQEEALTMSDRIAVMSEGRVEQVGTPEEIYHSPATVFVAGFIGTANLLPAVVEQVNGTRAVVRLAGDHRVEAPIGHGEFHPGGHCVVMLRPERIRLTRTPAETRWSAIPVQVGEVIFQGPVLRCVLRDAADGEIIANIDDDERPAGLARGAHMWASWDPNGARLLPPRPSTVEAE from the coding sequence ATGGTTTCGACCCCGCCCGCGGGTGACCCGGCCACCCCGGTCATCGCGCTGGAGAACGTGCACAAGCGCTACGGCTCGTTCGTCGCCGTCGAGAACGCCAACTTCGACATCCCGCGCGGCGAGTTCTTCTCGATGCTCGGGCCCTCGGGCTGCGGCAAGACGACGATGCTACGGATGATCGCCGGCTTCGAGGAGGTCACCCGCGGCCGCATCCGCCTCGACGGCGTCGACGTCTCCGCCGTGCCGCCCTACCGCCGCAACGTCAACACCGTCTTCCAGCAGTACGCGCTCTTCCCGCACATGAACGTGTTCGAGAACGTCGCCTTCGGGCCGCGCACCAAGGGCGTCGCCGAGGCGACGACCCGGCAGCGGGTCGAGCAGATGCTCGACGTCGTCCGCCTGCGCGATTTCGCCACCCGACGCCCCGATCAGCTCTCGGGCGGGCAGCGGCAGCGCGTCGCCCTGGCGCGGGCGCTGGTGAACTTCCCCAGCGCGCTGCTGCTCGACGAGCCGCTGAGCGCCCTCGATCTCAAGCTGCGGCAGGCGATGCAGATCGAGCTCAAGCGCATCCAGCGCGAGGTCGGCATCACCTTCGTCTTCGTCACCCACGACCAGGAAGAAGCCCTGACCATGTCCGACCGCATCGCGGTGATGAGCGAAGGACGGGTGGAGCAGGTGGGCACGCCGGAGGAGATCTACCATTCGCCGGCGACGGTGTTCGTCGCCGGGTTCATCGGCACCGCCAACCTGCTGCCGGCCGTCGTCGAGCAGGTGAACGGCACGCGCGCCGTGGTACGGCTGGCCGGCGATCACCGCGTCGAGGCGCCGATCGGCCACGGTGAATTCCACCCCGGCGGCCATTGCGTCGTGATGTTGCGGCCGGAGCGGATCAGGCTCACCCGCACGCCGGCCGAGACCCGCTGGAGCGCCATCCCGGTGCAGGTGGGGGAGGTCATCTTCCAGGGGCCGGTGCTGCGCTGCGTGCTGCGCGACGCCGCCGACGGCGAGATCATCGCCAACATCGACGACGACGAGCGCCCGGCGGGCCTGGCGCGCGGCGCCCACATGTGGGCGTCGTGGGACCCGAACGGGGCCCGCCTGCTGCCGCCGCGCCCGTCGACGGTGGAAGCGGAATAG
- a CDS encoding LemA family protein, which yields MRRMRVAVTSVVLLLTMSGCGYNTMVTMKEAVDSAWAQVMNQLQRRNDLIPNLVEVTKGYATHEKEIFESVANARARLLAARTRDEQIDAATDVSGALGRLLAIAESYPQLKANEQFARLSDELAGTENRIAVERKRYNDTVQEYNTYVKRLPQALYARFIGFGPEKYFEVSAAAQQVPKVDFGTAP from the coding sequence ATGCGACGGATGCGCGTGGCAGTGACGAGCGTCGTGCTGCTGCTGACCATGAGCGGCTGCGGCTACAACACCATGGTCACCATGAAGGAGGCGGTCGATTCGGCCTGGGCGCAGGTGATGAACCAGCTCCAGCGCCGCAACGACCTGATCCCGAACCTGGTCGAGGTGACCAAGGGCTATGCGACGCACGAGAAGGAGATCTTCGAATCGGTCGCCAACGCCCGCGCCCGGCTGCTCGCCGCGAGGACGCGGGACGAGCAGATCGACGCCGCCACCGACGTCTCCGGCGCCCTCGGCCGCCTGCTGGCGATCGCCGAGAGCTACCCGCAGTTGAAGGCCAACGAGCAGTTCGCGCGCCTCTCCGACGAGCTGGCGGGCACCGAGAACCGCATCGCGGTCGAGCGCAAGCGCTACAACGACACGGTCCAGGAGTACAACACGTACGTGAAGCGCCTGCCGCAGGCGCTCTATGCCCGCTTCATCGGCTTCGGCCCGGAGAAGTACTTCGAGGTCTCGGCGGCCGCGCAGCAGGTGCCCAAGGTCGATTTCGGCACCGCGCCGTGA